TGAAGGGCTCGGCGTGGCCCATCCAGCCCTGGACCGGCTGGCGCAGCTCACCCTGCAGGCGGCTCGCGACGTAGCCGAAGGCGGGGGCGCCCGGTCCGCCGTTGAGGTACTTGTAGGTGCACCCGACGGCCAGGTCGACGTTCCAGGCGTCCAGCTCGACGGGTACCACCCCGGCCGAGTGACACAGGTCCCACAGCACCAGGGCGCCCGCCGCGTGGGCGACCTGGGTGATCTCGCGGACGTCGGCCAGGAACCCGGACTTGAAGGCCACGTGACTGAGCACCACCAGGGCGGTGTCGGGCCCGACGGCGGCGGCCACCTCGTCCGTCGTGACTCCGCTCAGCGGATCGGGCTCGATCCAGACCAGCTGCGTGCCGGTCTCGGCCGCGATGCCCTCGAGCACGTACCGGTCGGTGGGGAAGTTCTCGGTGTCCAGCACGATCTGCGAGCGGCCGGGACGGGCGGATACCGCGGCCCGGCAGAGCTTGTAGAGCATGACCGTGGTGGAGTCGGCGATCACCGTCTGCCCGGCCGCCGCGCCCAGGGTCAGGGCGCCCAGGGTGTCGCCGAGGGTGAGGGGCGAGTCCATCCAGCCCTCGTCCCAGCCGCGGATCAGGCGGGGGGCCCAGACGTCGTCGACGAAGCGGGACAGGTGCTCGCGGGTGGCGATCAGCGGCCGCCCCAGCGAGTTGCCGTCCAGGTAGGCGATCAGCTCACCGTCGCCCGGCACGAAGCGCTCGCGCAGAGCGGCCAGCGGGTCGGCGGCGTCGAGCTCGGCGGCCCGGGCCAGCAGCCCCGAGCTGCTGGAGTCGGTGGAGTCGGTGGAGCTGGTGGACGCGGTCATCGGGAAAGTACCTCCGCAGCGGCAACGGTGAGTCGTTGCGCGGTCGAGAACCAGACGGCACAGTCTTGCGCGGTGCGCGGCAGGGGCCGGGTGTTGTGCAGCAAGCGGCCGGTGGCCGGGATGTCGGTCAGGTCGGCGATGTCGGGATGGTGGACGCCGGTCAGGGCGCCCAGCAGGGCGTCACCCTCGAGCCCGGCGGCCCCCAGAGCGAGGATCTCGGCCTCGTTCACCCCCACCGGGGTGGGGCCGTTGCCCATGTCGGTGCCGTAGCGCAGCCGGCCCCCGGCGGCGGTGAACCGCCGGGCGTTGTCCAGTGCGAGGGCCCGGGCCGGCCCCTCGTGGATGGCGAAGGTGCTGATCCAGGTGATCGACCCGGCCATCGCGGCGATGGTGGCGTCGTCGAGCCGCTCGCTCCAGGGGGCGTGCACGAGCACGTCGGCCCCGGCCGTCGTGGCCCGCTGCGCCTGCCCCTCGCCCTCGGCGTGCGCGCTGACCGTGAGCCCCGCCGCGTGCGCGGCCCGGACCAGCGTGTGCAGCAGGTCGTCGGACAGCGCAGGGCCGCCGGTGTGGAGAGTGACCTTGAGGGTGTGGGCGCCGGCGGTCACGAGCGCGGCCACGGCGGTCTCGGCCTCGCGGGCGTTCGTGATCGCCCGCACCGATCCCGGCGGGGCCCAGGAACGCGTTTGCGGGTAGCCACCGGGTGCTGTGTGGAACGGCCCGGCCGCCTCGAGGTGGACCGAAGGACCCAGCGTGGCCCGCCAGGCGGGCGCCGCGTCCGGCAGCCAGCCGAGGTCGTGCACCTCCACCACGGCCGACCCGGCCAGGCGGGCGTGATCGACCAGGCCCAGGTGCACGTGCGCGTCCACCAGCCCGGGCAGTACCGAACCACCCAGGTAGGGGGCGTTCTCGCCGGTTCCGGCCGGTGGTGCGGGCCAGACCGCGTCGACCCTCACGTGCTCCAGGACGGTCATCTCAGGCGCCGATCAGACTGCGGACGGTGAACAGCTCGGGGAAGAACGTGAGTTCCAGCGCCCGGCGCAGGAACGGCACCCCGCTGGAGCCACCGGTGCCGACCTTGCTGCCGATGATCCGCTGCACCGTGGACAGGTGCCGGAAGCGCCAGTTCTGGAACGCGTCCTCGATGTCGACCAGGTCTTCGCAGGCTTCGTAGAGATCCCACTCGGACTCCACGTTCTCGTAGATCTTCTGGAAAACCGGCACCAGATCCGCCTGCTCGGTCCAGGGCAGGCGCACGTCGCGCTCCAGCACCTCGGCCGGCACCTCGTAGCCCCGCCGGGCCAGCAGCCGCAGGAAGCTGTCGTACACCGTCGGCTCGCCCAGCAACTGCTCGAGCGCGGCGTGCACCTCCGGCCGGGAGGCGAAAACGTCCAGCATGCCTTCGTTCTTGTTGCCGAGCAGGAACTCGACCGAACGGTACTGGTACGACTGGAAACCCGAGGAGGGCCCGAGGATCTTGCGGAAACCCGCGTACTCGCTGGGCGTCAGCGTGGCCAGTACCGACCACTGCTCGGTCATCGTGGCCTGGATGTGCTTGACCCGCGCCAGCCGCTTGAGGGCCACCGGCAGCCGGTCCGCGTCGATCAGGTCCCGGGCCGAGAGCAGCTCGTGGATGATCAGTTTCAGCCACAGCTCGGTGGTCTGGTGCTGCACGATGAACAGCAGCTCGTCGTGGTGGGCCGGGTTGCTGAGCGGGTGCTGCGCCTGGAGCACCTGGTCCAGGCGCAGGTAGTTCGCGTAGTCCATGACCTCGTGAAAGTTGGTCCGGACACCGCTTTCGAGCTGGCGCTCGCCGTTCTCGACGCTCACGGGAACCTCCGTCGCTCGGTGGTGTTCGGTGATCGTATCGACTTTGTGACGGTCGTAAAGATGGTGAGATGTAAACTCGGGATTTCCTGCAGCTGTAGGTCAAGTGCCCCTGGCCGGCGATATGTCAGCAAAGGTCCCGAAGGCGCGGCCCGCGCCTTCCCCGTCCTTCCTTCGTGATCATGCAAAACCTCCCCAGAGTTCTAGAACTCTGCGCTGGACAGTTCTATAACTTCGGGGAGGTTTTGCATGATCACGGGAGTTTGGGGGGCGTTCAGCCCGTGAGGGCGGGGCGCCAGCGCAGGTGGGTGCGGTCTTCCTCGGGTCGGGTGGCCCGCAGGAGCTGCAGGCGGGGGCGGACGGCGTCGGTCCGGGCCGAGGGCGGGCGGCGCCGGCCGGCGGCGAAGGGTAGGGGCCAGGGGGCGCCCGGGCCGCGGTAGTCCTGCTCGGCGGCGGCGTGCAGGGTCCACTGCGGGTCGTAGAGATGGGTGCGGCCCAGCGCACACAGGTCGGCCCGGCCGGCCAGCAGGATGGAGTTCACGTCGTCGTACGAGGAGATGGCCCCCACCGCGATCACGGCCACCCCGGCCGGGCCGGCGACCTCGTGCCGGATCCGGTCGGCGAACGGCGTCTGGTACGAGCGCCCGAAGGCCGGTTTCTCCTCCTTGGCCACCTGCCCGGACGACACGTCGATCCCGTCGGCCCCGTGCTCGACGAAGGCGGCCGCGATGGCGACCGCGTCGTCCACCGTGTTCCCACCGGGCACCCAGTCGGTGGCCGACAGGCGCACCAGCAACGGACGATCGGCCGGCCAGACCGCGCGCACCGCGTCGAAGACCTCGAGCGGGAAACGCAAGCGGTTCGCCGCACTGCCGCCGTACGCGTCCTGGCGCCGGTTGGACAGGGGCGACAGGAAGGACGACAGCAGGTACCCGTGGGCGCAGTGCAGTTCCAGCACGTCGAACCCGGCCGCGGCCGCCCGGCGGGCGCAGGCGGTGAAGTCCTCGACGATCGCGGCGAGATCGGCGCGGGTGAGCTCGCGGGGCACCAGGGAGCCGGGACCGTAGGGCAGCGCCGACGGGCCGGTCACATCCCACCCGCCCTCGGTCAGGGGGTCGTCGATGCCCTCCCACATCACCTTGGTCGAGCCCTTGCGCCCGGAATGACCCAGCTGCACACCGATCCGCGCACCGGGCGAGGTGTGCGCCAGGTCGACCACGCGCCGCCAGGCGTCTTCCTGTTCCTGCGTGTACAGCCCGGCGCAGCCGGGGGTGATACGGGCCTGCGGTGACACACAGACCATCTCGGTCATCACCAGCCCGGCGCCGCCCAGGGCCTTGGAGCCCAGGTGGGCCAGGTGGAAGTCGCCGGGCACGCCGTCCACGGCCGAGTACATGTCCATGGCCGAGACCACCACCCGGTTGCGCAGTTCCAGGCCGCCCAGGCGCAGCGGCTGGAACATGGCCGGGACCGAGGGATCACCGGCGCAACCGGTGGCGAAACGTTCCTGTACCCGGGCCGCGAACGCCGGGTCACGCGTCCGCAGATTGTCGAAGGTGATCCGCCGGGAGCGCGTGATCAGGTTGAAGCAGAACTCCACCGGGTCGTCGGCCGCCTGAGCGGCGTACACGCCGAGGTTCTCGAACCACTCCAGCGATGCCTGGGCGGCCCGCTGGGTGGACTCCACCACCGGGCGCCGCTCGGTCTCGTACGCCTGCAGGGCCGCGTCGACCGATGGCTGTTCGTGCAGGCAGGCGACCAGGGCCAGGGCGTCTTCCATCGCGAGCTTGGTGCCCGAGCCGATGGAGAAGTGCGCGGTGTGCGCGGCGTCGCCGAGCAGCACCACGTTGCCGGTGCTCCAGTGCCCGCACCGCACGGTGGTGAAGTTCAGCCACTTGGAGTTGTTGGCCAGCAGCGCGGCGCCGTCCAGCTCCTGCGCGAACAGCGAGGAGACGCGCGCGATCGCCTGATCGTCGGACTCACCGGGCCCGAAGACCTCGCCGGTGTCGAAACCCGCCTTCGCCCAGACGTCCTCGTGCATCTCGACGATGAAGGTGGACCCGTCGTCGCCGTAGGGGTAGCCGTGCACCTGCATCGTGCCCCAGGGGGTCTGGCGTACGAAGAACTGGAACGCCTCGAACACCCGGTCGGTGGCCAGCCACATGTACTTGCTGTGCCGCACGTCCAGGTCGGGGGCGAAATCGTCGGCGTAGCGGGCGCGCACGGCCGAGTTGATGCCGTCGCAGGCCACCACCAGGTCGTACTGCGCCCGCAGGTCGTCCACGTCCGGGGCGGGCGTGCGGTAGCGCACGTCGATGCCCAGCTCGTGGCAGCGCTGTTGCAGCAGGGCCAGCAGCCGGTGGCGGTTCATCGCGGCGAAACCCTGCCCGCCCACGGTGTGCCGTTCGCCGTCGAGGTGGATGTCGATGTCGCTCCAGCGGGCGAACTCGGCCTCCATCGTGGCGTAGAAGCCGGTGTCGGCGTTCTCGATGCCGCCGAGGGTCTCGTCGGAGAACACCACGCCGAAGCCGAACGTGTCCTGCGGCGCGTTGCGTTCCCAGACGGTGATCTCACGGGTGGGGTCGAGCTGCTGGGCCAGGGCGGCGAAGTAGAGCCCGGCCGGCCCGCCCCCGATCACGGCGATCTTCATGGTGTTGCCTCTCTCAGTGATGGACGAGCCCTCAGATGCGGACGAGGCCTTCCTGGGCGACCGTGGCCAGGTGGGTGCCGTCGGGGGTGAAGAACCGGCCCAGTCCCAGGCCGCGCCCGCTGTGGGCGGTCACGGCCTCCTGGGCGTAGAGCAGCCAGTCGTGGGGCCCGGCGCTGCGGTGGAACCACATGGCGTGGTCGAGGCTGGCGGTGACCAGACCCGGCTGCCGCCAGGACAGGCCGAGCACCCGCAGCACGGGCTCCAGGATGGTGTAGTCGCACACGTAGGCGAGCGCGGCGGTGTTTCGCTGCGCGGCGCTCAGGCCGGGCACCTCGCGCAGGGTGTCGAACGGGCGCACCCAGACCGCCTGGTGCGGTTGACGTTCCCCGTCCACCCGCAGATAGACCGGCCCGGGCACGTGACGCAGGTCGAAACTGCGCCCCGACGACCAGTACGCGCGCACCTCCGGGTCGTCCAGGCCCTCCAAGGTGCTGGCCGCCGGGGGCAGGACGTGCGGGTCGGGGACGTCCGCCGGCGGGCTCGCGGTGTACTCGGGCCCGGGTTCGCCGGTGTGGAAGGAGGCCAGCGCCGTGTAGACGACCTTGCCGTTCTGGTAGGCCCGCACCTGCCGGGTGGAGTAGCCGCGCCCGTCGCGCAGGCGTTCCACCTCGTACCGCACGGCCCGGCCGATGTCGGCCGGGCGCAGGAAGTAGCTGTGCATCGAGTGCAGGGACCGGTCCTCGCCGGTGGTCCGCACGGCCGCGACGGCGGCCTGGGCCACCAGGTCGCCGCCGTAGGCCTTGGGCCAGGGGCAGGGGCCGGTGACGCCCTCGAAGGCGTCGTCGAAGACCTGGGCGGTGACCGGTTCGAGCGTGAGGACGTCGGTGAGGGTCTGCGATGTCGTCATCGGCGGCGGAAGCCGGTCAGGTCGGTGTCGGGGACGTCCTCGAAGTTGACCACGAGGTTCTCCGGGGTGCGGGTGGTCAGCCAGACGAGTTCCTCGGTGGTCGACATGTTGCACTCCACGTGCGGCAGGAACGGCGGCACGAACACCCAGTCACCGGTCTCCAGGTCGACGTACTCCTCGTAGGCGTGGCCGTAGTAGATGCGGGCCGAGCCGGAGAGCACGTAGCCGCCGGTCTCGGCCTCCCCGTGGTGGTGCGGCACCGACCGGAACCCGGCGTCGTTGAGTACCTTTCCGTACCAGAGGCGGCGGGCCGGGGTGTGCTGCCGGCTCACGCCCGACATCCGCACGGCGCCCCCGGAGTGCAGCGTGCGCCCGTCCTCCTCGCCGGCCCGGGTGACCACCGGCATCAGGCGGCCGTCGGGCAGCGCCCAGGGGGTCGGATCTCCTTGCAGTTCATAGCCTTCGAAGTTCATCCGGCAGCCTCCGTCAGGTTGGTATGTATCGAAGTTTGCACGATCGTCAGGTAGAGTCAATAAGACAGTAGGTCCGAGACGAGGAGTCGCAGATGCCCGTTCCCGTGAACCCGGCGTCCCTGCCCGTGCCCCGCGGCTACTCGCACGGCACGCTCAGTGGCAACACGCTCTACCTGGGCGGCCAGACCGCCCTCGATGCGGACATGAAGATCGTGCCGGGCGGGATCGTGCCGCAGTTCCGGCAGGCGTTCGGCAACGTCCTGGCCACCCTGCGGGAGGCCGGCGGCCTGCCCGAAGACCTGGTCAGCATCACGATCTACCTCACCGATATCCCCGGCTACCAGGCCCACGGTCGCGAGATCGGCCAGGCCTGGCGGGAACTCGCCGGGCCCGTCTATCCGGCGATGGCCGGCATCGGCTGTACGGCGCTGTGGCAGCCCGAGGCGCTGATCGAGATCGTCGGGGTGGCGCAGATCCCCTCGTCCCGGCTGGTCGAGCCGGCCGTCGTGTCCCGATAAGGTCCGTTGCGTGAGGATCCAGGGCGACACCGACGCGGACACCGACGCCGAGGAGAGCGGGGGCCGCGCGGCGCCCCGCAGCCTGATCGTGACCACGTA
This region of Kineosporia sp. NBRC 101731 genomic DNA includes:
- a CDS encoding cupin domain-containing protein, yielding MNFEGYELQGDPTPWALPDGRLMPVVTRAGEEDGRTLHSGGAVRMSGVSRQHTPARRLWYGKVLNDAGFRSVPHHHGEAETGGYVLSGSARIYYGHAYEEYVDLETGDWVFVPPFLPHVECNMSTTEELVWLTTRTPENLVVNFEDVPDTDLTGFRRR
- the kynA gene encoding tryptophan 2,3-dioxygenase yields the protein MSVENGERQLESGVRTNFHEVMDYANYLRLDQVLQAQHPLSNPAHHDELLFIVQHQTTELWLKLIIHELLSARDLIDADRLPVALKRLARVKHIQATMTEQWSVLATLTPSEYAGFRKILGPSSGFQSYQYRSVEFLLGNKNEGMLDVFASRPEVHAALEQLLGEPTVYDSFLRLLARRGYEVPAEVLERDVRLPWTEQADLVPVFQKIYENVESEWDLYEACEDLVDIEDAFQNWRFRHLSTVQRIIGSKVGTGGSSGVPFLRRALELTFFPELFTVRSLIGA
- a CDS encoding bifunctional salicylyl-CoA 5-hydroxylase/oxidoreductase, encoding MKIAVIGGGPAGLYFAALAQQLDPTREITVWERNAPQDTFGFGVVFSDETLGGIENADTGFYATMEAEFARWSDIDIHLDGERHTVGGQGFAAMNRHRLLALLQQRCHELGIDVRYRTPAPDVDDLRAQYDLVVACDGINSAVRARYADDFAPDLDVRHSKYMWLATDRVFEAFQFFVRQTPWGTMQVHGYPYGDDGSTFIVEMHEDVWAKAGFDTGEVFGPGESDDQAIARVSSLFAQELDGAALLANNSKWLNFTTVRCGHWSTGNVVLLGDAAHTAHFSIGSGTKLAMEDALALVACLHEQPSVDAALQAYETERRPVVESTQRAAQASLEWFENLGVYAAQAADDPVEFCFNLITRSRRITFDNLRTRDPAFAARVQERFATGCAGDPSVPAMFQPLRLGGLELRNRVVVSAMDMYSAVDGVPGDFHLAHLGSKALGGAGLVMTEMVCVSPQARITPGCAGLYTQEQEDAWRRVVDLAHTSPGARIGVQLGHSGRKGSTKVMWEGIDDPLTEGGWDVTGPSALPYGPGSLVPRELTRADLAAIVEDFTACARRAAAAGFDVLELHCAHGYLLSSFLSPLSNRRQDAYGGSAANRLRFPLEVFDAVRAVWPADRPLLVRLSATDWVPGGNTVDDAVAIAAAFVEHGADGIDVSSGQVAKEEKPAFGRSYQTPFADRIRHEVAGPAGVAVIAVGAISSYDDVNSILLAGRADLCALGRTHLYDPQWTLHAAAEQDYRGPGAPWPLPFAAGRRRPPSARTDAVRPRLQLLRATRPEEDRTHLRWRPALTG
- a CDS encoding acyl-CoA thioesterase domain-containing protein is translated as MTTSQTLTDVLTLEPVTAQVFDDAFEGVTGPCPWPKAYGGDLVAQAAVAAVRTTGEDRSLHSMHSYFLRPADIGRAVRYEVERLRDGRGYSTRQVRAYQNGKVVYTALASFHTGEPGPEYTASPPADVPDPHVLPPAASTLEGLDDPEVRAYWSSGRSFDLRHVPGPVYLRVDGERQPHQAVWVRPFDTLREVPGLSAAQRNTAALAYVCDYTILEPVLRVLGLSWRQPGLVTASLDHAMWFHRSAGPHDWLLYAQEAVTAHSGRGLGLGRFFTPDGTHLATVAQEGLVRI
- a CDS encoding RidA family protein, with product MPVPVNPASLPVPRGYSHGTLSGNTLYLGGQTALDADMKIVPGGIVPQFRQAFGNVLATLREAGGLPEDLVSITIYLTDIPGYQAHGREIGQAWRELAGPVYPAMAGIGCTALWQPEALIEIVGVAQIPSSRLVEPAVVSR
- the kynU gene encoding kynureninase; the encoded protein is MTASTSSTDSTDSSSSGLLARAAELDAADPLAALRERFVPGDGELIAYLDGNSLGRPLIATREHLSRFVDDVWAPRLIRGWDEGWMDSPLTLGDTLGALTLGAAAGQTVIADSTTVMLYKLCRAAVSARPGRSQIVLDTENFPTDRYVLEGIAAETGTQLVWIEPDPLSGVTTDEVAAAVGPDTALVVLSHVAFKSGFLADVREITQVAHAAGALVLWDLCHSAGVVPVELDAWNVDLAVGCTYKYLNGGPGAPAFGYVASRLQGELRQPVQGWMGHAEPFTMGPGYAPAAGMRRFISGTPPVVGMLAMRDMLDLIGEAGLDAVRAKSSALTAYVIDLADELLTPFGVEIATPREAARRGGHVMLTHPAFRDLIPVLWERGVIPDFRPPQGMRIGLSPLSTSFGEVAAGLTLVAQLLDERT